From Streptomyces cyaneogriseus subsp. noncyanogenus, the proteins below share one genomic window:
- a CDS encoding 4-(cytidine 5'-diphospho)-2-C-methyl-D-erythritol kinase, with the protein MSVTVRVPAKVNVQLAVGAARPDGFHDLANVFLAVGLYDEVTAAPAGELRVTCAGPDAEQVPLDRTNLAARAALALAERHGIEPAVHLHIAKDIPVAGGMAGGSADGAAALVACDALWGTGASRDELLDICAELGSDVPFSLVGGAALGTGRGEKLTPLEVGGTFHWVFALARRGLSTPAVFREFDRLAEGRDVPEPVASPDVLAALAKGDCDALALAVSNDLQPAALSLFPELSDTLAAGRAAGALAALVSGSGPTTAFLASDAGSAAEVAAVLRASGTCRAVRTAEGPVAGATVV; encoded by the coding sequence GTGAGCGTCACCGTCCGGGTCCCCGCCAAGGTCAACGTCCAGCTCGCGGTCGGCGCCGCCCGCCCCGACGGCTTCCACGACCTGGCCAACGTCTTCCTCGCCGTCGGCCTGTACGACGAGGTCACCGCGGCCCCGGCCGGCGAACTGCGCGTCACCTGCGCCGGACCGGACGCCGAGCAGGTCCCGCTGGACCGCACCAACCTGGCGGCGCGCGCCGCGCTCGCGCTCGCCGAGCGCCACGGCATCGAACCGGCCGTGCACCTGCACATCGCCAAGGACATCCCCGTCGCCGGCGGCATGGCGGGCGGCAGCGCGGACGGCGCCGCCGCGCTGGTCGCCTGCGACGCGCTGTGGGGCACCGGAGCCTCCCGTGACGAACTCCTCGACATCTGCGCCGAGCTGGGCAGCGACGTGCCGTTCAGCCTGGTCGGCGGGGCGGCGCTGGGCACCGGGCGCGGCGAGAAGCTGACGCCGCTGGAGGTGGGCGGCACCTTCCACTGGGTGTTCGCGCTGGCCCGGCGGGGGCTGTCCACCCCGGCCGTCTTCCGCGAGTTCGACCGGCTCGCCGAGGGCCGGGACGTGCCGGAACCGGTGGCCTCCCCGGACGTCCTCGCCGCGCTCGCCAAGGGCGACTGCGACGCGCTCGCCCTCGCCGTCTCCAACGACCTCCAGCCCGCGGCCCTCTCCCTCTTCCCCGAGCTGTCCGACACCCTGGCCGCGGGCCGGGCCGCGGGCGCCCTCGCCGCGCTGGTCTCCGGCTCCGGCCCCACCACGGCCTTCCTCGCCTCCGACGCCGGGTCGGCGGCCGAGGTGGCGGCGGTGCTGCGGGCGTCGGGTACCTGCCGGGCGGTGCGGACGGCCGAGGGGCCGGTGGCGGGCGCCACCGTGGTCTGA
- the rsmA gene encoding 16S rRNA (adenine(1518)-N(6)/adenine(1519)-N(6))-dimethyltransferase RsmA: MSSPTPPDALLGPADVRELAAALGVRPTKQRGQNFVIDANTVRRIVRTADVRPDDVVVEVGPGLGSLTLALLEVADRVTAVEIDDVLAAALPATIAARMPERADRFALVHSDAMRVTGLPGPAPTALVANLPYNVAVPVLLHMLDTFPSIERTLVMVQSEVADRLAAGPGSKVYGVPSVKANWYAEVKRAGAIGRNVFWPAPNVDSGLVSLVRRTEPIRTTASRTEVFAVVDAAFAQRRKTLRAALAGWAGSAAAAEAALVAAGVSPQARGESLTVEEFARIAEHKAGPGTDHQAGLKTGHETDLEAGHETGHATERNTEQTEQKEGA, translated from the coding sequence GTGAGCAGCCCCACCCCGCCCGACGCCCTCCTGGGCCCCGCCGACGTCCGCGAACTCGCGGCGGCCCTCGGCGTGCGCCCCACCAAGCAGCGCGGCCAGAACTTCGTGATCGACGCCAACACGGTCCGCCGTATCGTCCGCACCGCCGACGTCCGGCCCGACGACGTGGTGGTCGAGGTGGGCCCGGGCCTCGGCTCGCTCACCCTGGCGCTGCTGGAGGTGGCCGACCGGGTCACCGCCGTGGAGATCGACGACGTGCTGGCCGCGGCCCTGCCCGCCACCATCGCCGCCCGCATGCCCGAGCGCGCCGACCGGTTCGCGCTGGTCCACTCCGACGCGATGCGGGTGACCGGACTGCCGGGGCCCGCCCCGACCGCGCTGGTCGCCAACCTCCCCTACAACGTGGCCGTGCCCGTGCTGCTGCACATGCTCGACACCTTCCCGAGCATCGAGCGCACCCTCGTCATGGTCCAGTCCGAGGTCGCCGACCGCCTCGCCGCCGGCCCCGGCTCGAAGGTGTACGGCGTACCGAGCGTGAAGGCGAACTGGTACGCCGAGGTCAAGCGCGCCGGTGCCATCGGCCGGAACGTGTTCTGGCCCGCGCCGAACGTCGACAGCGGCCTGGTCTCCCTGGTCCGCCGCACCGAGCCGATCAGGACCACCGCCTCGCGGACCGAGGTCTTCGCCGTCGTCGACGCCGCCTTCGCCCAGCGCCGCAAGACGCTGCGGGCGGCGCTGGCCGGGTGGGCCGGCTCCGCCGCCGCGGCCGAGGCGGCCCTCGTCGCCGCGGGGGTGTCGCCGCAGGCCCGCGGGGAGTCCCTGACCGTCGAGGAGTTCGCGCGGATCGCCGAGCACAAGGCCGGCCCCGGGACGGATCACCAGGCCGGCCTCAAGACCGGCCACGAGACCGACCTCGAAGCCGGCCACGAGACCGGTCACGCGACCGAGCGGAACACCGAGCAGACCGAGCAGAAGGAGGGCGCGTGA
- a CDS encoding resuscitation-promoting factor, which yields MSKTRHETYETAVVDVQDAPPPAPAPAAAPGTAAALAPAGRVRTRRRPAHRRGPRYAGRADAACLRRLLPRALVVAFLAGGTTAFVAEDKAVELNVDGRQRTLHTFADDVTELLAEEGVPVGAHDMVAPAPGTALADGDEVAVRHGRPVLLTLDGRRRQVWTTAETVEGALRRLGVRAEGAHLSASRSRRIGREGLTLDVRTERTVTIMADGRARTVRTNAATVREAVEQAGVTLRGQDSLSVPAESFPRDGQTVTVLRITAGREVHEEAIPHQVRRVADPGLFRGTEVVDQAGRPGLRRTTYAVRTVNGVRLTPRRLRTEVVREPLPRVVRVGTRPRPASVRGADHLDWEGLAACESGGKPDAVDPSGTYGGLYQFDTRTWHSLGGHGRPQDAPAAEQTYRAKKLYARQGASPWPHCGARLQR from the coding sequence GTGAGCAAGACTCGCCACGAGACGTACGAGACCGCGGTGGTCGATGTGCAGGACGCGCCCCCGCCGGCGCCCGCCCCGGCCGCCGCGCCCGGGACCGCCGCGGCTTTGGCCCCCGCCGGGCGCGTCCGGACCAGGCGGCGCCCGGCCCACCGGCGCGGGCCGCGGTACGCGGGGCGCGCCGACGCGGCCTGTCTGCGCCGCCTGCTGCCGCGGGCCCTCGTCGTGGCCTTCCTCGCCGGCGGCACCACCGCGTTCGTCGCCGAGGACAAGGCGGTCGAGCTGAACGTCGACGGCAGACAGCGCACCCTGCACACCTTCGCCGACGACGTGACCGAACTGCTCGCGGAGGAGGGCGTACCGGTCGGGGCGCACGACATGGTCGCACCCGCCCCCGGCACCGCGCTCGCGGACGGCGACGAGGTCGCCGTCCGCCACGGACGCCCCGTCCTGCTCACCCTCGACGGCCGGCGGCGCCAGGTGTGGACGACGGCGGAGACGGTGGAGGGAGCCCTGCGCCGGCTCGGGGTCCGCGCGGAGGGCGCGCACCTGTCGGCCTCACGCTCCCGGCGCATCGGACGCGAGGGCCTCACCCTGGACGTGCGCACCGAACGCACGGTGACGATCATGGCGGACGGCCGCGCCCGGACCGTGCGCACCAACGCGGCCACCGTGCGCGAGGCCGTCGAGCAGGCGGGCGTCACCCTGCGCGGCCAGGACTCCCTCTCCGTCCCGGCCGAGAGCTTCCCGCGCGACGGGCAGACCGTCACCGTGCTGCGGATCACCGCGGGCCGGGAGGTCCACGAGGAAGCCATCCCCCACCAGGTGCGGCGCGTGGCGGACCCCGGCCTCTTCCGCGGCACCGAGGTCGTCGACCAGGCCGGGCGGCCGGGGCTGCGCCGCACCACGTACGCCGTGCGCACGGTCAACGGGGTCCGGCTCACCCCGCGCCGGCTGCGCACCGAGGTGGTGCGCGAGCCGCTCCCGCGCGTCGTCCGCGTCGGCACCCGGCCCCGGCCCGCCTCCGTGCGCGGCGCCGACCACCTGGACTGGGAGGGCCTGGCCGCCTGCGAGTCGGGCGGGAAGCCCGACGCCGTGGACCCCTCGGGGACGTACGGCGGCCTGTACCAGTTCGACACCCGGACCTGGCACAGCCTCGGCGGGCACGGCCGTCCCCAGGACGCCCCCGCGGCGGAACAGACCTACCGGGCCAAGAAGCTGTACGCGCGGCAGGGGGCGAGCCCCTGGCCGCACTGCGGGGCGCGGTTGCAGCGGTGA
- a CDS encoding TatD family hydrolase, which yields MPANADKTEAPPLPEPLRVPVADSHTHLDMQSGTVGEGLAKAASVGVTTVVQVGCDVRGSRWAAETAAAHDAVHAAVALHPNEAPRIVQGDPDGWSRQGAREPGGQAALDEALAEIDRLAALPQVKAVGETGLDYFRTGEEGRAAQERSFRAHIEIAKRHGKALVIHDRDAHADVLRVLKEEGAPERTVFHCYSGDAEMAEICARAGYFMSFAGNVTFKNAQHLRDALAAAPAELVLVETDAPFLTPAPYRGRPNAPYLIPVTVRAMAAVRGVDEDTMATALAANTARAFGY from the coding sequence ATGCCTGCCAACGCCGACAAGACCGAGGCCCCGCCGCTCCCGGAACCCCTCCGGGTGCCGGTCGCCGACTCGCACACCCATCTCGACATGCAGTCCGGCACGGTCGGGGAAGGTCTCGCCAAGGCCGCGTCCGTGGGCGTCACGACGGTCGTGCAGGTCGGCTGCGACGTACGCGGCTCCCGCTGGGCGGCCGAGACGGCGGCGGCCCACGACGCCGTCCACGCGGCGGTCGCCCTGCACCCCAACGAGGCCCCGCGCATCGTGCAGGGCGACCCCGACGGCTGGTCCCGGCAGGGCGCCCGCGAGCCCGGCGGGCAGGCCGCGCTGGACGAGGCGCTCGCCGAGATCGACCGGCTGGCCGCGCTGCCGCAGGTCAAGGCCGTCGGCGAGACCGGACTGGACTACTTCCGCACCGGCGAGGAGGGCAGGGCGGCGCAGGAGCGGTCCTTCCGCGCCCACATCGAGATCGCCAAGCGGCACGGCAAGGCCCTGGTCATCCACGACCGCGACGCCCACGCCGACGTCCTGCGCGTGCTGAAGGAGGAGGGCGCCCCCGAGCGCACCGTCTTCCACTGCTACTCCGGCGACGCCGAGATGGCCGAGATCTGCGCCCGCGCCGGGTACTTCATGTCCTTCGCCGGCAACGTCACCTTCAAGAACGCCCAGCACCTGCGCGACGCCCTCGCCGCGGCCCCGGCGGAGCTGGTCCTGGTGGAGACCGACGCGCCGTTCCTGACTCCGGCGCCCTACCGGGGCCGCCCCAACGCCCCCTACCTGATCCCGGTCACGGTGCGGGCCATGGCCGCCGTGCGCGGCGTCGACGAGGACACCATGGCCACGGCCCTCGCGGCCAACACGGCCCGCGCGTTCGGTTACTGA
- the rsmI gene encoding 16S rRNA (cytidine(1402)-2'-O)-methyltransferase, whose translation MTVAPGTLVLAGTPIGDIADAPPRLAEELAGADVVAAEDTRRLRRLTQALGVTPKGRVVSYFEGNESARTPELVEELVNGARVLLVTDAGMPSVSDPGYRLVAAAVERDVRVTAVPGPSAVLTALALSGLPVDRFCFEGFLPRKAGERLARLREVAGERRTLVYFEAPHRLDDTLAAMAEVFGGDRRAAVCRELTKTYEEVRRGPLGELAAWAAEGVRGEITVVVEGAPERGPEQLDAAELVRRVRVREEAGERRKEAIAAVAAEAGLPKREVFDAVVAAKHSAG comes from the coding sequence GTGACAGTCGCACCCGGAACCCTGGTCCTCGCCGGCACCCCCATCGGGGACATCGCCGACGCCCCGCCCCGGCTCGCCGAGGAGCTGGCCGGCGCCGACGTCGTCGCCGCCGAGGACACCCGGCGGCTGCGCCGGCTCACCCAGGCCCTCGGCGTCACCCCCAAGGGGCGCGTGGTGTCGTACTTCGAGGGCAACGAGTCCGCCCGCACCCCCGAGCTCGTCGAGGAGCTGGTGAACGGCGCGCGCGTGCTGCTGGTGACCGACGCCGGGATGCCGTCCGTGTCCGACCCCGGCTACCGGCTGGTCGCGGCGGCCGTGGAGCGCGACGTCCGCGTCACCGCCGTCCCCGGCCCGTCCGCCGTGCTCACCGCGCTCGCCCTGTCCGGGCTGCCCGTCGACCGGTTCTGCTTCGAGGGCTTCCTGCCGCGCAAGGCCGGGGAGCGCCTCGCCCGGCTGCGCGAGGTCGCCGGCGAGCGGCGCACCCTGGTCTACTTCGAGGCCCCGCACCGGCTCGACGACACCCTTGCCGCGATGGCCGAGGTGTTCGGCGGGGACCGGCGCGCGGCCGTGTGCCGGGAGCTGACCAAGACGTACGAGGAGGTCCGGCGGGGCCCGCTGGGCGAGCTCGCCGCCTGGGCCGCGGAGGGGGTACGCGGGGAGATCACCGTCGTCGTCGAGGGGGCGCCGGAGCGGGGGCCCGAGCAGCTCGACGCCGCCGAGCTGGTGCGCCGGGTGCGGGTGCGCGAGGAGGCGGGGGAGCGGCGCAAGGAGGCGATCGCCGCGGTGGCCGCGGAGGCGGGCCTGCCGAAGCGGGAGGTCTTCGACGCGGTGGTGGCGGCCAAGCACTCCGCGGGGTGA
- a CDS encoding dolichyl-phosphate-mannose--protein mannosyltransferase — MTTTASSTDTRKDQAPPEGRTAWQQRLRRFGYTAGPGGDVRERLVPPYTRPGARMWDSLGVPAALADRFVRWSGWGGPLLVTLLAGVLRFWNLSSPKAVIFDETYYAKDAWGLVHRGFEVNWDKNANDLILSSGGQVPIPTDAAYVVHPPVGKYVIGLGELVFGFDPFGWRFMSALLGTLSVLLLCRIGRRLFRSTFLGCLAGALLAVDGLHFVMSRTALLDSVLMFFVLAAFGCLVVDRDRARERLAAALPVDADGRVRPDAHVAETTRIGWRPWRWAAGLMLGLAIGTKWNGLYIMAAFCVMTVLWDVAARRVAGARRPHLAVLRRDLGWAFLSTVPVAIVTYVGSWAGWILSPDDGSGGYYRNWAATDGKNSDWSWLFPDWWRSLWHYETQVFDFHTSLTSPHTYQSNPWSWIVLGRPVSYFYESPAPGQDGCPADAGGKCAREVLALGTPLLWWVACFAVLYVLWRWLFRRDWRAGAIACGVLAGYVPWFLYQERTIFLFYAVVFVPFLCLAVAMLLGAIVGRPGSGETRRLAGATGAGVLVLLIAWNFIYFWPIYTGTALPMDDWRSRMWLDTWV, encoded by the coding sequence GTGACCACTACCGCGTCCTCCACGGACACCCGGAAGGACCAGGCGCCGCCCGAGGGGCGGACGGCGTGGCAGCAGCGGCTGCGCCGCTTCGGATACACGGCGGGACCCGGCGGTGACGTCCGCGAGCGGCTGGTGCCGCCGTACACCCGGCCCGGTGCGCGGATGTGGGACTCCCTCGGCGTTCCGGCCGCGCTCGCCGACCGGTTCGTGCGCTGGTCGGGCTGGGGCGGACCGCTGCTGGTGACGCTGCTGGCGGGTGTGCTCAGGTTCTGGAACCTGAGCAGCCCGAAGGCGGTGATATTCGACGAGACGTACTACGCCAAGGACGCCTGGGGACTGGTCCACCGCGGGTTCGAGGTCAACTGGGACAAGAACGCCAACGACCTGATCCTGAGCAGCGGCGGGCAGGTGCCGATCCCGACGGACGCGGCGTACGTGGTGCATCCGCCGGTCGGCAAGTACGTGATCGGGCTCGGCGAACTGGTCTTCGGCTTCGACCCGTTCGGCTGGCGCTTCATGTCCGCGCTGCTCGGCACGCTGTCGGTGCTGCTGCTGTGCCGGATCGGCCGCCGCCTGTTCCGCTCCACCTTCCTCGGCTGCCTGGCGGGCGCGCTGCTGGCGGTGGACGGGCTGCACTTCGTGATGAGCCGCACCGCGCTGCTGGACAGCGTGCTGATGTTCTTCGTGCTGGCCGCCTTCGGCTGCCTGGTCGTCGACCGGGACAGGGCGCGGGAGAGGCTCGCCGCCGCGCTGCCGGTGGACGCCGACGGCCGCGTCCGGCCGGACGCGCACGTGGCCGAGACCACCCGGATCGGGTGGCGGCCGTGGCGCTGGGCGGCGGGGCTGATGCTGGGCCTGGCCATCGGCACCAAGTGGAACGGCCTGTACATCATGGCCGCGTTCTGCGTGATGACCGTGTTGTGGGACGTCGCCGCGCGCCGGGTGGCGGGCGCGCGCCGGCCGCACCTGGCGGTCCTCCGGCGCGATCTGGGGTGGGCCTTCCTGTCGACGGTGCCGGTCGCGATCGTCACCTACGTGGGGTCCTGGGCGGGCTGGATCCTCTCCCCCGACGACGGCTCCGGCGGCTACTACCGCAACTGGGCGGCCACCGACGGCAAGAACAGCGACTGGTCCTGGCTCTTCCCGGACTGGTGGCGGAGCCTGTGGCACTACGAGACGCAGGTGTTCGACTTCCACACCAGCCTCACGTCGCCGCACACCTACCAGTCCAACCCGTGGAGCTGGATCGTCCTGGGCCGCCCGGTCTCCTACTTCTACGAGTCGCCGGCGCCCGGCCAGGACGGCTGCCCGGCCGACGCGGGCGGCAAGTGCGCCCGCGAGGTGCTGGCGCTGGGCACGCCGCTGCTGTGGTGGGTGGCCTGCTTCGCGGTGCTCTACGTGCTGTGGCGCTGGCTCTTCCGCCGCGACTGGCGGGCGGGCGCGATCGCCTGCGGCGTGCTGGCCGGGTACGTGCCGTGGTTCCTGTACCAGGAGCGCACGATCTTCCTCTTCTACGCGGTGGTCTTCGTGCCGTTCCTCTGCCTGGCGGTGGCGATGCTGCTGGGCGCGATCGTGGGCCGGCCGGGTTCGGGCGAGACCCGGCGGCTGGCGGGGGCGACGGGCGCGGGCGTGCTGGTGCTGCTGATCGCCTGGAACTTCATCTACTTCTGGCCCATCTACACCGGCACCGCCCTCCCGATGGACGACTGGCGGTCACGGATGTGGCTGGACACCTGGGTGTAG
- a CDS encoding penicillin-binding transpeptidase domain-containing protein: MGKGVKAAVVGGVFAVMLGGAGYGAYNLVSAVDGTDGDGPAPVRTGPPGEEEVEAASAKFFAAWEKGEAATAASYTNNAAAAGQLLTAYGADAHITDVDITPGAAGGTSVPFTVRARVSYEGKSAPLTYKSSLTVVRGVTTGRALVDWKPSVVHPELKEGDTLVTAESASPPIEAVGRDGGVLTKEKYPSLGPVLDTLRAKYGDKAGGRPGVELVVRHTAQEAPDTPLLTLAEGEPGTLRTTLSARVQAAAERAVKRYGESSVVAVKPSTGEVLAVANNRADGFNAAFQGQVAPGSTMKIITAAMLIDNGVASMNGPAPCPDTATWQSQTFHNLPGMEPDENATLAGSFLRSCNTAFIKLVDEEPLTDASLTTEAEERFGLGRDDWQTGIASFDGRVPASGGPDRAANAIGQGQVQMNPLNMASVTATAITGTFRQPYLVSPDLDGRPLATAKGLPAGTAAQLKQMMRLTATQGTGREAMAGLGGDIGAKTGSAEVDRQATSNSWFTGFRDDLAAAAMTEEGGHGGDAAGPIVADVLRAGG, from the coding sequence ATGGGCAAGGGGGTCAAGGCGGCCGTCGTCGGCGGCGTGTTCGCCGTGATGCTGGGCGGAGCCGGGTACGGCGCCTACAACCTGGTGTCGGCGGTCGACGGCACGGACGGCGACGGACCGGCACCGGTGCGGACCGGTCCGCCGGGCGAGGAGGAGGTCGAGGCCGCCTCGGCGAAGTTCTTCGCCGCCTGGGAGAAGGGCGAGGCGGCGACGGCGGCCTCGTACACGAACAACGCCGCGGCGGCCGGCCAACTGCTGACGGCGTACGGCGCGGACGCCCACATCACCGACGTGGACATCACCCCGGGCGCGGCCGGCGGCACCAGCGTGCCGTTCACCGTGCGGGCGCGGGTGTCGTACGAGGGCAAGTCCGCGCCGCTGACGTACAAGAGCTCCCTGACCGTGGTGCGGGGGGTCACCACCGGGCGGGCCCTGGTCGACTGGAAGCCGTCGGTCGTCCATCCGGAGCTGAAGGAGGGCGACACCCTGGTCACCGCCGAGTCGGCGAGCCCGCCGATCGAGGCCGTGGGCCGGGACGGCGGTGTGCTGACGAAGGAGAAGTACCCCTCGCTCGGGCCGGTGCTGGACACGCTGCGCGCCAAGTACGGCGACAAGGCGGGCGGGCGGCCCGGCGTCGAGCTGGTCGTCCGGCACACGGCCCAGGAGGCCCCCGACACGCCCCTGCTCACCCTGGCGGAGGGCGAGCCGGGCACCCTGCGCACCACGCTCAGCGCCCGGGTGCAGGCGGCGGCCGAGCGGGCGGTGAAGCGGTACGGCGAGTCGTCGGTGGTGGCGGTCAAGCCGAGCACGGGTGAGGTGCTGGCCGTGGCCAACAACCGCGCGGACGGCTTCAACGCCGCCTTCCAGGGCCAGGTCGCGCCCGGCTCCACCATGAAGATCATCACGGCGGCGATGCTCATCGACAACGGGGTGGCCTCGATGAACGGCCCGGCGCCCTGCCCGGACACCGCCACCTGGCAGAGCCAGACCTTCCACAACCTGCCCGGCATGGAGCCCGATGAGAACGCCACCCTCGCCGGCAGCTTCCTGCGCTCGTGCAACACCGCCTTCATCAAGCTCGTCGACGAGGAGCCGCTCACGGACGCCTCGCTGACGACGGAGGCCGAGGAGCGGTTCGGGCTGGGCCGGGACGACTGGCAGACCGGGATCGCCTCCTTCGACGGCCGGGTGCCCGCCTCCGGCGGCCCGGACCGGGCCGCCAACGCCATCGGCCAGGGGCAGGTGCAGATGAACCCGCTGAACATGGCCTCGGTGACCGCCACCGCCATCACGGGCACCTTCCGCCAGCCCTATCTGGTCTCCCCCGACCTCGACGGGCGGCCGCTCGCCACCGCCAAGGGGCTGCCGGCGGGCACCGCCGCCCAGCTCAAGCAGATGATGCGGCTGACCGCCACACAGGGCACCGGCCGGGAGGCGATGGCGGGACTGGGCGGGGACATCGGCGCGAAGACCGGCTCGGCCGAGGTGGACCGGCAGGCCACGTCCAACAGCTGGTTCACCGGCTTCCGCGACGACCTCGCGGCGGCGGCCATGACCGAGGAGGGCGGGCACGGCGGCGACGCGGCCGGCCCGATCGTGGCGGACGTGCTGCGGGCAGGCGGCTGA
- a CDS encoding penicillin-binding transpeptidase domain-containing protein: MGNRKRVAERRKTRPAVLGGVIAAVVAGAGGVAAYALYGGAAAEDGTRPASAAAEKQVKTGPLTAAEVTRAARAFLTAWQQGRVAEAAAATDDARAAAALLNGYTEEARIGNVTLTPGTPAGAKVPFSVEATVSYEKTEKPLSYDSALTVVRRAGDGEPRVDWHASVVHPALADGDKLVTGEAGTPPVKALDRDGGEITAAKYPSLGTVLDGLREKYGKTAGGTAGVELRVVRGEESRARKVSDKTLLELSEGTPGTVRTTLDPALQASAEAQVAKKARASVVVLRASTGEILAVANSGHGFNTAFQGALAPGSTMKVVTASLLIEKGLASVDAEHPCPKYFSYGGWKFQNDDKFEIKNGTFRASFARSCNTAFISQAPKLKNDDLTKQAQQVFGLSMNNWSVGVPTFDGAVPVQSAAPMAASLIGQGGVRMNPLNMASVSATVKTGTFHQPYLVSPSVDGRELATASRTMSASTLAQLRELMSYTAARGTAAEAMSGLAGDAGAKTGSAEVDGQKKPNGWFTAYRGDLAAAGVVQAGGHGGDTAGPIVAALLGQGG; this comes from the coding sequence GTGGGCAACAGGAAGCGCGTCGCCGAGCGACGGAAGACGAGACCCGCCGTGCTCGGCGGGGTGATCGCCGCGGTCGTCGCCGGCGCCGGCGGGGTCGCCGCCTACGCGCTGTACGGCGGGGCGGCCGCCGAGGACGGCACACGGCCGGCGTCGGCGGCCGCCGAGAAACAGGTCAAGACCGGTCCGCTGACCGCCGCCGAGGTGACCCGGGCCGCCCGCGCCTTCCTCACCGCCTGGCAGCAGGGCCGCGTCGCCGAGGCCGCCGCCGCCACCGACGACGCCCGGGCCGCCGCGGCGCTGCTGAACGGCTACACCGAGGAAGCCCGGATCGGGAACGTCACCCTCACCCCGGGCACACCGGCCGGGGCGAAGGTCCCGTTCTCCGTCGAGGCGACGGTGTCGTACGAGAAGACCGAGAAGCCGCTGTCGTACGACAGCGCGCTGACGGTGGTCCGGCGCGCGGGCGACGGCGAGCCGCGCGTCGACTGGCACGCCTCCGTGGTGCACCCCGCCCTCGCCGACGGCGACAAGCTGGTCACCGGGGAGGCCGGGACGCCCCCGGTCAAGGCGCTGGACCGGGACGGCGGGGAGATCACGGCCGCGAAGTACCCCTCGCTGGGCACGGTCCTGGACGGGCTGCGCGAGAAGTACGGCAAGACCGCGGGCGGCACGGCGGGCGTGGAGCTGCGGGTGGTGCGCGGCGAGGAGTCGCGGGCGAGGAAGGTCTCCGACAAGACCCTGCTGGAGCTCAGCGAGGGCACGCCCGGCACGGTGCGGACCACGCTGGACCCGGCCCTCCAGGCGTCCGCCGAGGCGCAGGTGGCGAAGAAGGCGCGGGCCTCGGTGGTCGTGCTGCGCGCCTCCACCGGCGAGATCCTCGCGGTCGCCAACAGCGGCCACGGCTTCAACACCGCCTTCCAGGGTGCGCTGGCGCCCGGTTCGACGATGAAGGTCGTCACCGCGTCGCTGCTGATCGAGAAGGGCCTGGCGTCGGTGGACGCCGAGCACCCCTGCCCGAAGTACTTCTCCTACGGCGGCTGGAAGTTCCAGAACGACGACAAGTTCGAGATCAAGAACGGCACCTTCCGGGCGAGCTTCGCGCGCTCCTGCAACACCGCCTTCATCAGCCAGGCCCCGAAGCTGAAGAACGACGACCTGACCAAGCAGGCCCAGCAGGTCTTCGGCCTGTCGATGAACAACTGGTCGGTCGGGGTGCCCACCTTCGACGGCGCGGTGCCGGTGCAGAGCGCCGCCCCGATGGCCGCCTCCCTCATCGGGCAGGGCGGGGTGCGGATGAACCCGCTGAACATGGCGTCGGTCTCGGCGACCGTGAAGACGGGCACCTTCCACCAGCCCTATCTGGTCTCCCCCTCGGTCGACGGGCGCGAACTGGCCACCGCCTCGCGCACGATGTCCGCCTCCACGCTGGCGCAGTTGCGCGAGCTGATGTCGTACACGGCCGCCCGCGGCACGGCGGCGGAGGCGATGTCCGGGCTGGCGGGCGACGCGGGCGCGAAGACCGGCTCGGCGGAGGTGGACGGCCAGAAGAAGCCGAACGGCTGGTTCACCGCCTACCGGGGCGACCTGGCCGCGGCGGGCGTCGTCCAGGCGGGCGGCCACGGCGGCGACACGGCCGGACCGATCGTGGCGGCACTGCTCGGGCAGGGCGGCTGA
- a CDS encoding SsgA family sporulation/cell division regulator, translating to MSVVEQYARAHVLTDADLPDEEDGGAVPVVLRYDPEDDPRSVRVALPGRGSRQWTFSRALLEQGLRAPAGTGEVRIWPCGRVQAVVELHSAHGCSVVQFDTKALLRFLRRTYTAAPAAATEPVVR from the coding sequence ATGTCCGTAGTCGAGCAGTACGCGCGAGCCCATGTCCTCACCGACGCCGACCTGCCGGACGAGGAGGACGGCGGGGCCGTACCGGTCGTGCTCCGGTACGACCCCGAGGACGATCCGCGGTCGGTGCGCGTCGCACTGCCCGGCCGCGGCTCCCGCCAGTGGACCTTCTCGCGGGCGCTGCTGGAACAGGGACTGCGGGCACCGGCCGGTACCGGCGAGGTGCGGATCTGGCCGTGCGGCCGGGTGCAGGCCGTGGTGGAGCTCCACTCCGCGCACGGCTGCTCGGTGGTCCAGTTCGACACCAAGGCGCTGCTGCGGTTCCTGCGCCGGACCTACACGGCGGCCCCGGCCGCGGCGACCGAGCCGGTGGTGCGCTGA